From Trichoderma atroviride chromosome 1, complete sequence, one genomic window encodes:
- a CDS encoding uncharacterized protein (BUSCO:EOG092D3ZTV) → MGKKRSREEAKDVPPADGGADRMDEDSSDDEDFDMVNVDFEWFNFDPEIDFHGTKSLLRQLFDVDANLFNMSALSDLILSQPTIGSTVKVDGKANDAYAMLTVLNTYEHREKEPMKDILKYLADKAQTNPSISAVAELINAQKPVGLVFSERLINMPSEIAPPLYTMLVEEVEDALEDKEPYDFSYYLVFSRTYQEVESTLDVEDRKRKKAKEEASTYHFHPEDEILQKYAVAHGSFRYTKEDDAVADSKRAFQELGIKTFGHMILIEAGKFKEAVKAVGDYIAAPQ, encoded by the exons ATGGGCAAAAAGAGGtcaagagaagaggccaaggacgTCCCTCCGGCAGATGGCGGCGCTGATCGCATGGACGAGGACAGCAGCGATGACGAG GACTTTGACATGGTCAATGTTGATTTCGAGTGGTTCAATTTCGATCCCGAAATCGATTTCCACGGCACAAAATCGCTACTTCGACAGCTCTTCGATGTCGATGCCAACCTCTTCAACATGTCTGCTCTGTCAGACCTTATCCTATCACAACCGACCATTGGCTCGACAGTCAAAGTCGACGGCAAGGCCAACGATGCCTACGCCATGCTCACGGTCCTCAACACATATGAACATCGCGAGAAGGAGCCCATGAAGGATATTCTCAAGTACCTGGCGGACAAGGCCCAGACCAACCCCTCAATATCTGCCGTGGCCGAGCTCATCAACGCACAAAAGCCCGTTGGCCTCGTCTTTTCAGAGCGGCTCATCAACATGCCGTCCGAAATCGCGCCTCCGCTGTACACCATGCTGGTTGAAGAGGTGGAAGACGCATTGGAAGATAAGGAGCCATACGACTTTTCCTACTACCTGGTATTCTCCAGGACGTATCAGGAGGTTGAATCCACCCTTGATGTGGAAGACCGAAAGcgcaaaaaggccaaggaggaggcgtCGACATACCACTTCCACCCCGAGGATGAGATTCTACAGAAATACGCAGTAGCACACGGCAGTTTCCGATACacgaaagaagatgatgcggTGGCAGATAGCAAGCGAGCGTTTCAGGAGTTGGGTATTAAAACATTTGGGCACATGATTCTCATTGAGGCGGGTAAATTCAAggaggccgtcaaggccgtTGGTGACTATATAGCTGCGCCGCAGTGA
- a CDS encoding uncharacterized protein (EggNog:ENOG41~BUSCO:EOG092D1BAU) — protein sequence MDYSASIHETEDPAASPWGNTPGSSPQHDRTTFGSITGDAPVPAFPYTPQSSNGLVHGGEDSFPVSGVATPAPAEQDEAALAAHPGSGHVAQSAGFEGQPAAATDAQPEEPRKPPQPQFRLQAKITGLERTGKKDPILRFDVHTNLPRFRTTQYRDVRRLHSEFVKLGEHLISANPEALVPAVPPAITSAGAGTEEDESRVKALMQRWFNYVCGNEVLMRDDEMVLFVESDFGYSPLVKRKQPATGVRRKILKQFAPPPDDTPELAEARPVVKLFYLGTMDAGHKVDKLVKARRGLGLAESDYGVKLGAMHVQEPHPGLANAYKKLGRVIQTVGDYHAAQATAEAATIGDPFQYHSQDAFIVKETLTNRQILIREFLQAQEVTRSKLNAADRLKASSSVRREKVDEAISALDEARTNETHLFNKTSRVTQTLVQERRRWFDRTASDLRMEIRELVLREIEAERRTLALLESVRADVRSIDASGGLSRLGRESHPTVRRTSLAASQGPKGDAWSGVPRRSDATSRTTSGAGKLAEEAEGEDSQESGSGKLGSGLGNLAGLEEDDEDRIDARNAASRLATSTF from the exons ATGGACTACAGCGCCTCCATACACGAGACCGAAGACCCGGCGGCTTCTCCATGGGGCAATACTCCAGGCTCCTCTCCCCAGCATGATCGCACGACCTTTGGAAGCATCACGGGCGATGCTCCTGTCCCCGCGTTCCCGTACACCCCGCAATCGTCCAACGGCCTGGTGCATGGCGGAGAGGACTCTTTTCCAGTGTCTGGTGTAGCCACGCCTGCACCAGCAGAGCAGGACGAGGCGGCACTGGCTGCGCATCCCGGATCCGGGCATGTTGCTCAGTCTGCTGGATTTGAGGggcagccagctgctgcgacagACGCCCAGCCGGAAGAGCCTCGAAAGCCCCCGCAGCCCCAATTCCGACTGCAGGCGAAGATTACAGGATTGGAGCGCACAGGAAAGAAGGATCCCATTCTAAGATTCGACGTACAT ACAAACCTGCCAAGATTCCGCACTACCCAGTACCGAGATGTCCGACGATTGCATTCCGAATTCGTCAAGCTTGGCGAGCACCTAATATCTGCCAATCCCGAGGCGTTGGTGCCCGCAGTCCCTCCTGCCATCACATCAGCTGGCGCCGGCACAGAGGAGGACGAATCCCGAGTCAAGGCCTTGATGCAGAGATGGTTCAACTACGTGTGCGGGAACGAGGTATTAATGAGAGACGACGAGATGGTGCTTTTCGTTGAGAGTGATTTCGGCTACAGCCCGTTGGTGAAGAGGAAGCAGCCCGCAACTGGCGTTCGCAGGAAAATCTTGAAGCAGTTTGCTCCGCCTCCCGACGATACCCCTGAGCTCGCAGAGGCTCGTCCCGTCGTTAAACTGTTTTATCTTGGCACGATGGATGCAGGCCACAAGGTTGACAAGCTTGTCAAGGCTAGAAGAG GCCTTGGTCTTGCCGAGTCTGATTATGGTGTGAAACTCGGCGCCATGCACGTCCAGGAACCGCATCCGGGCCTGGCAAACGCCTACAAGAAGCTTGGCCGAGTCATTCAGACTGTTGGCGACTACCACGCCGCCCAAGCCACAGCCGAAGCAGCTACCATTGGAGACCCCTTCCAGTATCATTCTCAGGATGCCTTCATCGTCAAGGAGACCCTCACCAATCGACAGATCCTTATCCGCGAATTCCTACAAGCCCAGGAAGTCACGCGGAGCAAGCTAAACGCCGCCGATCGCCTCAAagccagctccagcgtcAGACGCGAAAAGGTCGACGAGGCAATCTCGGCGCTTGACGAGGCCCGGACAAACGAAACCCACCTCTTCAACAAGACAAGCCGAGTCACCCAGACCCTCGTCCAGGAGCGCCGCAGATGGTTCGACAGGACAGCCAGCGACCTGCGTATGGAAATCCGCGAACTCGTCCTCCGAGAGATTGAAGCCGAGCGTCGAACCCTGGCTCTCCTCGAAAGCGTCCGAGCAGACGTTCGGTCCATCGACGCCTCCGGTGGCCTCAGCCGCCTAGGTCGCGAATCCCACCCCACTGTGCGACGAACCAGCCTCGCTGCCAGCCAGGGTCCTAAGGGCGATGCTTGGAGCGGCGTTCCTCGTCGGTCGGACGCCACGAGCCGCACCACGTCCGGCGCCGGCAAGCTGGCCgaagaggctgaaggagaagataGCCAGGAGTCTGGATCAGGCAAGCTTGGCTCCGGTCTCGGCAACCTGGCTGgtttggaagaggatgatgaggaccGAATTGACGCGCGGAATGCGGCGAGCAGGCTGGCAACGAGCACTTTCTAA
- a CDS encoding uncharacterized protein (MEROPS:MER0030137) — MDTASTANPANPPTSLKNPSEGSLLSAQKSSQLQAVLHPLVLLTISDYITRHTLRESKGPIIGALLGQQNGREITIEHAFDCHTQEAPLIAGGYLIDPVNFSSRLEQMCLVHKDRKLDFVGWYTLLPPSGPSSTVLPIHSQILEGWNESAILLGFHPQEVMEHSVGGKLPLTIYESNYEVDDAKADNDGEDKKMEDGDTLLKLKFREVPYSVETDETEMISMNYVASGGGNAAASAPASAAKDERPARSIESNGKGKRRLVESEVDEKKDEPLDDATVLTREEDEMLASLTAKANAIKMLHSRIQLITAYLERLPPSFITGASQEESMDTDSNNTTPSLNVIRQIQALISRLDLVIPSDKEAFEKEVQSETNNVNLVGLLNSIMQGVNQARDVGKKFHAIESSKHAAARRGGTSDYSSTTAYNVPGTGDILV, encoded by the exons ATGGATACTGCTAGCACCGCGAACCCGGCGAATCCTCCAACGTCCCTCAAGAACCCCAGTGAAGGCTCGCTGCTGTCTGCCCAGAAGAGCTCGCAGCTCCAGGCTGTATTGCATCCGCTGGTGCTTCTCACAATTTCCGACTATATCACACGACACACACTCCGAGAGAGCAAGGGCCCTATTATCGGAGCTCTCCTGGGCCAGCAGAATGGCCGAGAAATCACCATCGAACACGCTTTTGATTGCCATACCCAGGAAGCTCCGTTGATAGCGGGAGGCTATTTGATTGATCCTGTAAATTTCAGCTCAAGATTAGAGCAGA TGTGCCTTGTCCACAAGGATCGAAAACTAGACTTTGTCGGCTGGTACACCTTGCTGCCACCGTCAGGTCCCTCATCTACCGTCTTGCCTATCCACAGCCAGATCCTCGAGGGCTGGAACGAATCTGCCATTCTGCTGGGCTTCCATCCCCAAGAGGTCATGGAGCACTCGGTTGGCGGTAAACTGCCGCTGACCATCTACGAAAGCAACTACGAAGTCGACGATGCCAAGGCTGACAACGATGGAGAGGATAAgaaaatggaagatggagataCCTTGCTCAAGCTAAAGTTCCGAGAGGTGCCGTATTCCGTCGAGACCGATGAAACCGAGATGATTAGCATGAACTACGTCGCTAGTGGTGGTGGAAACGCCGCTGCTAGTGCCCCTGCGTCAGCTGCCAAGGATGAACGACCTGCTCGCTCGATTGAGTCAAACGGAAAAGGAAAACGAAGGCTAGTGGAAAGCGAGGttgacgagaagaaggatgagccACTGGATGATGCAACAGTTCTCACGcgggaggaggatgagatgCTTGCCTCGTTGACGGCCAAGGCAAACGCCATAAAGATGCTGCACTCTAGAATCCAGCTCATCACTGCTTACCTGGAGCGTCTACCACCTTCTTTTATCACCGGAGCTTCTCAAGAGGAGAGCATGGATACGGACTCCAACAATACCACACCGTCGTTGAACGTCATTCGACAAATTCAAGCTCTCATCAGTCGGCTCGACCTCGTCATCCCTTCAGACAAGGAAGCTTTCGAAAAGGAAGTACAGAGCGAGACAAACAATGTCAACCTTGTCGGGCTGCTAAATTCCATCATGCAGGGTGTAAACCAAGCACGAGACGTGGGCAAGAAATTCCATGCCATTGAGTCTAGCAAGCATGCGGCAGCTAGACGTGGTGGGACATCAGACTACTCCTCTACAACTGCGTATAACGTTCCAGGCACAGGCGATATACTCGTTTAG
- a CDS encoding uncharacterized protein (SECRETED:SignalP(1-34)) produces MTPHLHPRSRMTSSLFATTLIASFFVVALPHVLPCPVPRTKYADGEIIVDENGRRKRWRSRDAIVAKDGLVQFSQTTDDDFEHAEERAKRECPVPKPGGMLGEWLGFHATNDKTRASR; encoded by the coding sequence ATGACACCACATCTTCACCCCAGGTCGCGCATGACCTCGTCCCTCTTCGCTACGACGCTGattgccagcttcttcgtcgttgCGCTGCCGCATGTTCTGCCATGCCCGGTGCCGCGGACCAAGTACGCCGATGGGGAGATTATCGTCGACGAGAACGGCAGACggaagagatggaggagcagggACGCTATCGTTGCAAAGGACGGGCTTGTGCAATTCAGCCAGACGACggacgacgactttgagcATGCGGAGGAGCGAGCAAAGAGAGAGTGCCCAGTACCAAAGCCCGGAGGCATGCTGGGAGAATGGCTTGGATTCCACGCCACCAATGACAAGACGAGGGCAAGCAGATGA
- a CDS encoding uncharacterized protein (EggNog:ENOG41) encodes MPTPRLPPAADAAADKKGAAATTTSAAAAAATTTSAAGADNAAAPPAATDSVAAPPPAAATETTAAAPPPAATDATAAPPPPPAATDAAPPPAAGNGTASAGNGKGKGQGKGKDQGKGQGQGKGKGSGKGGNNNNNNNNGLGDAISGALAQLGLDGVLNVGKINSLNGAQQIQLLSQVVVLQTLADLSMVTSKQVVVALNQGFQSSGLNVVING; translated from the coding sequence ATGCCAACACCGCGGCTCCCCCCTGcagctgatgccgctgctgacAAGAAgggcgctgctgctaccaccacgagcgctgctgctgctgctgctaccacaACTTCTGCGGCCGGTGCGGacaacgctgctgctcctcctgcagCCACTGATTCAGTcgccgctcctcctcctgccgCGGCTACTGAAactaccgctgctgctcctcctcctgcagCTACCGATGCCAccgctgctcctcctcctccccccgCAGCCACcgatgctgctcctcctcccgcTGCTGGCAACGGTACTGCCTCAGCAGGCAACGGTAAGGGCAAGGGTcagggcaagggcaaggatcAAGGAAagggccagggccagggcaaaggcaaaggcagtgGCAAGggcggcaacaacaacaacaataacaacaacGGCCTTGGCGATGCCATTAGCGGCGCCCTCgcccagctcggcctcgatGGCGTCCTCAACGTTGGCAAGATCAACAGCCTCAACGGCGCTCAACAGATCCAGCTGCTCTCCCAAGTCGTCGTCCTCCAGACACTGGCTGATTTGTCAATGGTCACTTCCAAGCAAGTCGTCGTGGCGCTGAACCAGGGCTTCCAGAGCAGCGGTCTCAACGTTGTCATTAACGGTTAA
- a CDS encoding uncharacterized protein (EggNog:ENOG41) gives MSNQGSGGDHHGSSEDSTSDYADSIDFSEFTSIDTAQMVHRYRNGRRYQGWFEGRYGLPNDDTEQGREHLKHRLYSDYLLGGEFFISPIGSNPQKIVDLGTGAGFWPVDVAEKYPSARVIGSDISAIQPPWSPPNVEFRVEDLDDENHPWTRIYAGADLIHTRSVIQTVRNPELFLQRAFENLKPGGWLECHDLFIPLVYEDGTVATDHPVQRLYDLVNDGPFARRYGWQLYLPPRLPQILRDMGFVNIQEQHTPIPVGRWSRRSRDREMGMFNQDNLIDWTAALLIRHEDLGISEEEARQLCQETLMAMDNNKIHALLDWGVVWAQKPL, from the exons ATGAGTAACCAGGGGTCGGGTGGCGATCACCACGGCTCGAGCGAGGACTCGACGTCAGACTATGCCGACAGCATTGACTTTTCTGAATTCACATCCATCGACACCGCTCAGATGGTTCACAGATACCGAAATGGCAG ACGGTATCAGGGATGGTTTGAGGGACGATATGGGCTACCAAACGACGACACAGAACAGGGCCGTGAGCACCTCAAGCACAGGCTCTACTCGGATTACCTCCTCGGCGGCGAATTCTTCATCTCACCGATCGGCAGCAACCCCCAGAAGATTGTCGACTTGGGCACGGGCGCTGGATTTTGGCCTGTCGACG TGGCCGAGAAATACCCCAGTGCTCGTGTCATTGGAAGCGACATTTCAGCTATCCAACCTCCCTGGTCTCCGCCAAATGTTGAATTTCGGGTAGAGGATCTCGATGATGAAAACCATCCTTGGACGAGAATTTACGCCGGTGCCGACCTTATCCATACCAGATCAGTCATACAAACCGTTCGCAACCCCGAACTATTTCTCCAAAGAGCTTTCGA GAATTTGAAACCGGGCGGGTGGCTTGAATGCCACGATCTTTTTATACCTCTAGTGTACGAAGACGGCACTGTAGCAACAGATCATCCCGTTCAGCGCCTATATGACCTCGTAAACGACGGACCGTTCGCAAGACGATATGGCTGGCAGCTCTATCTTCCCCCGAGATTGCCGCAAATTCTCCGGGACATGGGCTTCGTCAACATTCAAGAACAGCATACCCCGATTCCCGTTGGCAGATGGTCGCGGCGCTCAAGAGATAGGGAAATGGGCATGTTCAACCAGGACAACCTCATCGACTGGACCGCGGCCTTACTCATCAGGCACGAAGACTTGGGAATatcagaagaagaggcacgACAACTGTGTCAGGAGACTCTTATGGCCATGGACAACAACAAAATCCATGCTCTCCTCGACTGGGGGGTAGTCTGGGCACAGAAGCCCCTATGA